The Candidatus Acidulodesulfobacterium acidiphilum genomic interval AAAAACTGACAGAATTGAGAGGAATAAAAACAGAATAAGACCTATGACTTTAGTAAAAAACATGAACTGTATTATTTTATTTTCGAGCATTTTATTGTAGTAAACTAATTTAATTCCTTTAAGGGAAGTCAGCCTAAGATAAATATTGCTGAGAAAAATAGCGCTAACGGCGCTTTTTTTAAAATGGATTTTAATAAACGAAGGCATATAATTTGGGTTTATGTTTTTTAAAACAGATGTAAGATTTTTTAATCTTTTCGATAAAAATTCCATCGAAGATTTTTTGCCGTAGTATTTAATTTTTTTAATTCCGTTGATTTTATTTATAAAATTAATTATATTCTGCCTGTTTTTTTTGCTTGCCCCGCTTTTCAAAAAAACAATCATAACGCTATTTTTTTGAAAAATATTCATGTAGTTATAAATATTCGTATAACATAACAGAAAAAAAAGCATTATGAAAAACGAAAAGGACATTATTAAAAAAGCGAAAACATTCCCCGAAATATTAGATTTAATATTTAAGAACGCAATTTTAAAATAATTTATTAAATATTTAAGCTTTTGTGATATCAATTACCCTTGCCCTGCCCGTATTAGCTATTAGATGTTTATCGTGCGTAGCCAGCATTACCGTAGTGCCTTTATTGTTGAAAGATTTTATTATATCGATTATTATTTTAGAAGTTTCTTCGTCTAAGTTTCCGGTAGGTTCGTCCGCAAGCAGGACCTGCGGATTCTGCACCAGCGCTCTTGCAATGGCAACCCTTTGCTGTTCTCCGCCTGAAAGGCTTAACGGATACTCATCTTTTTTTGAATAAAGCTCGACGGCTTTAAGCAGTTCAGAAACGTTTTTCGTTATAACGTCTCCGAAAACGCCCGAAACCTCAAGACCGAGCGCTACGTTC includes:
- a CDS encoding FtsX-like permease family protein, with the protein product MSFSFFIMLFFLLCYTNIYNYMNIFQKNSVMIVFLKSGASKKNRQNIINFINKINGIKKIKYYGKKSSMEFLSKRLKNLTSVLKNINPNYMPSFIKIHFKKSAVSAIFLSNIYLRLTSLKGIKLVYYNKMLENKIIQFMFFTKVIGLILFLFLSILSVFISYSAIKLVILRKQNEIEILRLIGATDGYIRVPMFIEGEIGAVLAFLVSISLLYSIYKIFIFYGFDAFLNFFHIKIIFLNSAQIAAVFLIALISGIAGTYLSSRKFF
- the ftsE gene encoding cell division ATP-binding protein FtsE, which produces MIEFSHVYKNYDKNYILRDLNFTVNKGEFIFITGPSGAGKTTTLKMLIAMEKPTHGAVKFMGTELNDIKKSEIPFLRRKIGFVFQDFKLLPKRTVFQNVALGLEVSGVFGDVITKNVSELLKAVELYSKKDEYPLSLSGGEQQRVAIARALVQNPQVLLADEPTGNLDEETSKIIIDIIKSFNNKGTTVMLATHDKHLIANTGRARVIDITKA